The DNA segment TTCCACACCAGCATCTTTTAAAGTTGATTTTGCTTCTTTAGAACTAGCAGCATAATCTTTATCCCATTTTTCTTTTTCTGCTTTTTTATTTAAGAGATTTGCGATATTAGAAAGCTGTTTGTCTGGAGTATCACCGAAATGTGTGATATAAACAGGAGCCACTTTTTCCAAATTCTCTAAAAGGTCTTTTTGATAGTCACTAATAATAATTAAATCTGGTTTTAAATTAGCGATTTTTTCGATACTTGGTTTGTCATTACCAACACTTTCTGTCCCTTTTGTTGCTTTAGGGTATGTAGTGATGTAATAATCCGTTGTGCCAACAGGTTTAACGCCTAGAATTTCCATTTCACTAACGTTTTGAAGTGCTACAATTTTTTTTGGCGTAGTTGGAACTTTTACTTTACGGTCCATTGTGTCAGTGACAGTTTTTGTTGTGTCTTCCTTTTCTTTGCTTGAGTCTTTATCCGAAGAGCTGCCACAAGCTGTTAAAACTACTGCTAAAAGTAAAGTCATGAAAATAGCAGCCCATTTATTCTTTTGAA comes from the Listeria welshimeri serovar 6b str. SLCC5334 genome and includes:
- a CDS encoding ABC transporter substrate-binding protein; protein product: MFQKNKWAAIFMTLLLAVVLTACGSSSDKDSSKEKEDTTKTVTDTMDRKVKVPTTPKKIVALQNVSEMEILGVKPVGTTDYYITTYPKATKGTESVGNDKPSIEKIANLKPDLIIISDYQKDLLENLEKVAPVYITHFGDTPDKQLSNIANLLNKKAEKEKWDKDYAASSKEAKSTLKDAGVENEKAAVIQFYGKEIYVHDAKIFDGLYSGADFTPTDKGKANHETKAISSEAVPEYAAGADRLFILMPADGNEDSVNEMLKGVWKDIPAVKKNQVYKVDNTKWSDYSAAAQLYQLEDTVKQITGK